Proteins encoded in a region of the Pirellulales bacterium genome:
- a CDS encoding MFS transporter, protein MSGSAGTATASAGRQVAGLSALFGALYLIQGFAEPTEGLVAQPVRSLLKEWGYGPAHIGAFAALLALPWWFKPIYGLLSDFFPIAGYRRRSYLIGASALAMCSFLGVYLFPVPAGAGWLLLAALLVPTVAVACLDVVIDALMIDRGQPIGLTGRLQSVQWTAMWGATIVAGSLGGYLAEQQWQYSGFLICGLLSVAALAIVLCFVRERPIARAQIGARPRAAASLVEAARSPGVLLAGTFLFLWNFNPFSTAVLYLHMTEQLGLSEQFYGHSVSLMALGALVASGLYGFYCRRVAFGLLLHGSVACGVLATVAYLALWDSRSAAILSLAVGFFHMTGTMVQLDLAARHCPLKSAATVFALLMALSNVSTSLATWLGGLFYERWLETLGPNMAFNWLVVAGSAISGCCWLLAPALARDERRQTILLPTPQPELVQQAA, encoded by the coding sequence GTGAGTGGTTCCGCCGGAACTGCCACCGCAAGCGCGGGGCGACAAGTCGCCGGGTTAAGCGCCTTGTTTGGCGCTTTGTACTTGATTCAAGGCTTTGCCGAGCCAACCGAGGGGCTTGTCGCCCAGCCGGTGCGCTCACTACTTAAGGAGTGGGGGTACGGCCCGGCGCACATCGGCGCCTTTGCGGCCTTGCTGGCCCTGCCGTGGTGGTTCAAGCCGATTTATGGGCTACTTTCCGACTTTTTCCCGATCGCTGGCTACAGACGTCGCAGCTACCTGATTGGCGCCAGCGCCTTGGCGATGTGCAGCTTTTTGGGGGTGTATCTGTTTCCCGTGCCGGCCGGGGCCGGCTGGCTGTTGTTGGCCGCCTTGCTCGTGCCGACCGTGGCGGTCGCCTGTCTGGACGTGGTGATCGACGCCTTGATGATCGATCGCGGCCAGCCAATTGGACTGACCGGGCGATTGCAATCGGTGCAGTGGACCGCCATGTGGGGGGCGACCATTGTGGCGGGTTCGTTGGGGGGCTATCTCGCGGAGCAGCAGTGGCAGTATTCCGGCTTTTTGATCTGTGGACTGTTGTCGGTCGCCGCCTTGGCCATTGTGCTGTGCTTTGTGCGGGAGCGGCCGATCGCGCGCGCGCAGATTGGCGCGCGGCCACGCGCCGCTGCGTCGCTGGTCGAGGCCGCTCGGTCGCCAGGGGTGCTGTTGGCGGGGACCTTTTTGTTCCTCTGGAACTTCAACCCGTTTTCCACCGCGGTGCTGTACCTGCACATGACCGAGCAGCTTGGCCTCTCGGAGCAGTTTTACGGGCATAGCGTTTCGCTGATGGCGCTGGGCGCCTTGGTGGCGAGCGGACTGTACGGTTTCTACTGCCGCCGCGTGGCGTTCGGCCTGCTATTGCATGGCTCGGTGGCGTGTGGCGTGTTGGCCACGGTGGCCTACTTGGCGCTGTGGGACAGCCGCTCGGCGGCGATCCTCTCGCTAGCGGTGGGGTTCTTTCACATGACTGGGACCATGGTGCAACTCGACCTGGCGGCGCGCCACTGTCCGCTGAAGAGCGCGGCCACGGTGTTCGCCTTGCTGATGGCGCTGTCGAACGTCAGCACGTCGCTAGCCACCTGGCTGGGCGGGCTGTTTTATGAGCGCTGGCTTGAGACGCTGGGGCCGAACATGGCGTTCAACTGGCTGGTCGTGGCTGGCTCGGCGATCAGCGGGTGCTGCTGGTTGCTGGCGCCGGCGCTAGCCCGCGACGAGCGACGGCAGACGATCCTGCTGCCGACGCCGCAGCCGGAGTTGGTCCAGCAGGCGGCTTAG
- a CDS encoding ThiF family adenylyltransferase codes for MADPRLDRYARQSLYPPIGREGQERLLASRALVCGCGALGSVIASTLARAGVGHLRIVDRDFLELNNLQRQVLFDEDDLAAGLPKAIAAERKLRRINSQIEIEAHVADVNSENVLALSEGVDVIVDGTDNFEIRFLLNDVAISQNIPWVYGGCIGAEGQTLTILPGETPCLRCLMQEAPPPGTMPTCDTAGIVAPIIGVIASIESMEAIKILAGKRDAVSRKLAVIDLWDNGLRQVKVDVLRQDGGCETCGQRQFPWLAGERGSHSAVLCGRNAVQIHPPRGERIDLAALEQKLTALGRVARNPFLLRFAVDDYELTIFPDGRAIIGGTNDIAAARTIYSRYVGA; via the coding sequence ATGGCCGATCCCCGCCTCGATCGTTACGCCCGCCAGTCTCTCTATCCGCCGATTGGCCGCGAGGGACAAGAGCGGTTGCTCGCCAGTCGCGCGCTGGTTTGCGGTTGCGGCGCCTTAGGCAGCGTAATCGCCAGCACACTCGCCCGCGCCGGCGTGGGCCATTTGCGGATCGTGGATCGCGACTTTTTGGAATTGAACAACCTGCAGCGCCAGGTGCTGTTTGACGAGGACGACCTGGCTGCCGGTCTGCCCAAGGCGATCGCCGCCGAGCGCAAGTTGCGGCGCATCAACTCGCAGATCGAGATCGAAGCGCATGTGGCCGACGTGAACTCCGAAAACGTGCTGGCCTTGAGCGAAGGCGTTGATGTGATTGTCGACGGCACGGACAACTTTGAGATCCGCTTTCTGTTGAACGATGTGGCCATCAGCCAAAACATTCCCTGGGTCTACGGCGGTTGCATCGGCGCCGAAGGGCAAACGCTGACCATCTTGCCCGGCGAAACGCCGTGCCTGCGCTGCTTGATGCAAGAGGCGCCGCCGCCGGGGACGATGCCGACCTGCGACACGGCGGGCATCGTGGCGCCAATTATTGGGGTGATTGCATCGATCGAGTCGATGGAGGCGATCAAGATTTTGGCGGGCAAGCGCGACGCGGTGAGCCGAAAGCTGGCCGTGATTGACCTGTGGGACAACGGCTTGCGACAGGTAAAGGTGGACGTGCTGCGCCAGGATGGGGGCTGCGAGACATGCGGACAGCGACAATTTCCCTGGCTGGCCGGCGAGCGCGGCAGTCACAGCGCGGTGCTTTGCGGCCGCAACGCCGTGCAGATTCACCCGCCGCGCGGCGAGCGGATTGACCTGGCCGCGCTGGAACAAAAACTGACGGCGCTGGGGCGAGTAGCGCGCAATCCGTTCTTGCTGCGCTTCGCCGTGGACGACTACGAGTTGACCATCTTCCCCGATGGCCGGGCGATCATCGGCGGCACCAATGACATCGCGGCCGCGCGCACGATCTATTCGCGCTACGTGGGGGCTTGA
- a CDS encoding sigma-70 family RNA polymerase sigma factor codes for MSVSEYAPNHEGPDTLDRSIAAARGGSYSALGQLFDHYRAYLMRIANDELGNDLGALLAPSDVVQSTFLNATKEFGHFQGVSETQLRGWLRRILINNIHDARRKYAATNSQEESLGGDFSAGDAFRELVADCSAPSAALRGRENQDIVHAAMARLADEARRAIELRSFDGRTFEEVGAALGRSAEAARKIWCRAIDRLAIELATQHGNRSGFI; via the coding sequence ATGTCCGTGTCTGAATACGCGCCGAATCACGAAGGACCCGATACGCTGGACCGCTCGATTGCGGCGGCGCGGGGTGGCTCGTATTCTGCGCTGGGGCAGTTATTTGACCATTATCGCGCGTATCTGATGCGGATCGCCAACGACGAGTTGGGGAACGATCTCGGCGCGCTACTGGCGCCATCGGACGTGGTACAATCCACATTTTTGAACGCGACCAAGGAATTTGGCCATTTTCAAGGGGTGAGCGAGACCCAACTCCGCGGTTGGCTGCGTAGAATCTTGATCAACAATATTCACGACGCGCGGCGCAAATATGCCGCCACTAACTCGCAGGAAGAGTCGCTGGGGGGCGATTTCTCGGCTGGAGACGCGTTTCGCGAGCTGGTGGCCGATTGCTCGGCGCCGAGCGCAGCGCTGCGCGGGCGAGAAAACCAGGACATTGTGCATGCCGCCATGGCGCGTTTGGCCGACGAGGCGCGACGCGCCATTGAGCTGCGCAGCTTTGATGGGCGAACCTTCGAGGAAGTTGGGGCGGCACTAGGACGATCGGCCGAGGCGGCGCGCAAGATCTGGTGCCGGGCGATTGACAGGCTGGCCATTGAGCTCGCCACGCAACATGGCAACCGATCCGGATTCATTTGA
- a CDS encoding acyl-CoA thioesterase produces the protein MSQSPSAPGVTIECPIRWGDMDALGHVNNIVYFQYCEDARIAYFEALGVDRFKDQPTDGPGMVTASLNFRKQLRFPGTVAVTADVTGVGGKSFVIAYTIRDLADGSVAADGSSVCLFVDYAAAKAKPLPREMVRRMAELEQNPQLLAERPGA, from the coding sequence ATGAGCCAGTCGCCCAGCGCGCCCGGCGTGACGATCGAGTGCCCAATTCGTTGGGGCGATATGGACGCGCTGGGACATGTGAACAACATCGTCTATTTTCAGTACTGTGAAGATGCGCGCATCGCCTACTTCGAGGCGCTCGGCGTCGACCGGTTCAAAGACCAGCCGACCGACGGCCCGGGCATGGTCACCGCCAGTCTCAACTTTCGCAAGCAGCTTCGCTTTCCTGGCACGGTCGCCGTCACCGCCGACGTGACCGGCGTCGGCGGCAAGTCGTTCGTCATCGCCTACACGATTCGCGATCTCGCCGATGGCAGCGTGGCCGCCGATGGATCGAGCGTTTGCCTCTTCGTCGATTACGCCGCGGCCAAGGCCAAGCCGCTGCCGCGCGAGATGGTCCGGCGCATGGCCGAGCTTGAGCAGAACCCTCAGTTGCTCGCCGAGCGGCCGGGCGCGTGA
- a CDS encoding glycosyltransferase family 2 protein: MIDRLETSIVIPMFNGARYILDALRSVAAQTEAPCEIIVVDDASTDRSSSIVDAWSRTSKIPLRTIRCAVNSGSPSRPMNQGIADARGEIIVVLDQDDLLSPTKIERESRVLRENPHIAFAFSCSATTRDPLRKMQSYEVLERLREIGVARNGFWEIPGDAMLKLLFEHGCFVMGFPGFSFRRSDWRRKGGVDENLRIADHEFLCWLSTQGPVAYLEDIHYQRRLHDHNLSRDRQLVEADFVQCVSRYLSAQQRSISVRQADWINTRNACMGIAYALRQSGRYSEAWNCYQTVCAVWGWRIDVAICMTKLCAHRELSRLQHFYSAVASIARAAYARD, translated from the coding sequence TTGATCGACCGCTTGGAAACCTCGATTGTCATTCCCATGTTCAACGGGGCGCGCTACATCTTGGACGCGCTTCGGTCGGTGGCTGCGCAGACGGAGGCTCCATGCGAAATCATTGTAGTGGATGATGCTTCAACAGATCGTTCGAGCAGCATAGTCGACGCTTGGTCTCGGACATCGAAAATCCCGCTGCGCACGATCCGCTGCGCAGTGAATTCTGGCAGCCCATCGCGGCCCATGAACCAGGGCATTGCCGACGCGCGAGGGGAGATCATCGTGGTGTTGGATCAAGACGATCTATTGTCCCCCACCAAGATTGAACGTGAATCGCGCGTGTTGCGTGAGAACCCACACATTGCGTTCGCGTTCTCATGTTCAGCGACTACACGCGACCCACTGCGCAAGATGCAGTCATATGAGGTGCTGGAACGTTTGCGAGAGATCGGCGTCGCAAGGAATGGATTTTGGGAGATCCCTGGTGATGCGATGCTCAAGCTGCTATTTGAGCATGGATGCTTCGTGATGGGCTTTCCCGGGTTTAGCTTTCGTCGATCCGATTGGCGACGAAAGGGCGGCGTGGACGAAAACTTGCGAATTGCTGATCACGAGTTCCTCTGCTGGCTCTCCACGCAGGGGCCGGTCGCCTACCTGGAAGATATTCACTACCAGCGGCGGCTGCATGACCATAATTTGTCGAGAGATCGACAATTGGTGGAAGCGGACTTTGTCCAGTGTGTGAGCAGGTATTTAAGCGCGCAGCAGAGGTCAATTTCAGTCCGCCAGGCCGATTGGATCAATACTCGCAATGCATGCATGGGAATTGCCTACGCGCTACGGCAGTCGGGCAGATACTCCGAGGCATGGAACTGTTACCAGACCGTATGCGCTGTGTGGGGGTGGCGAATCGATGTCGCGATTTGCATGACGAAGTTGTGCGCTCACCGTGAACTGAGTCGTCTACAACACTTCTACAGCGCAGTCGCTAGCATCGCACGTGCTGCGTATGCGCGCGATTAG
- the uvrA gene encoding excinuclease ABC subunit UvrA, giving the protein MSQGRQIELRGVEVHNLKQIDLDIPHRQLVVVCGLSGSGKSSLAFDTLFAEGQRRYIETFSAYTRQFLEQLEKPAAERIDHIPPAIAVGRQPLSRSNRATVGAATEITHYLRLLYAHLGEVFCLSCGQAVRRDSPQSVAAELQALPERTRFLVTFRVPIEDGRAQLASAAESLREDGFARAIVGGQTIELGTAIENLSRLSDDAAGAHEMFGVVDRLAAGGAQERLIDSLETAFRKGEQGAVVFVERPEGGAIATGPEYSLDGKAWTRRGYSAQLRCDACEREYPEPEPRLYSYNSPLGACPRCEGFGNVVDLDLDLIVPDPRKSIKEGAIAPWNTPAYHHELEELLALAPDYNLPVEIPFRKLEAEHLRLITEGVAERQFGGLVGFFDWLERRKYKMHVRVFLNRWRSYRLCPVCEGRRLRDESLATRVLGKNIAELCALKIADAAALLGELRPAPEQGALARMTVDQIRGRLGYLISVGLGFLTLDRSLRALSGGEAQRVALTAALGSSLVNALYVLDEPSVGLHPRDSQRLVESIRRLRDRGNTVVVVEHEEEFIRAADQVIEIGPGAGDRGGQVVFQGTPREMEASPNSLTGDYLSGRRLIRAPEKRRQPNHGWIRLAGARGNNLKNITVEFPLGLLCVVTGVSGAGKSTLVQDTLYPALCRRMRKESVKPLDFDDVFGDGQINDVTMVDQSPIGRSPRSNPVTYIKAFDEIREVFSETVDARTRNYTVGNFSFNSAEGRCEMCQGEGYLQIDMQFMADVYMKCTECQGARYRSEILDVEYRGRNIAEVLDMTAREAFTFFRGHPKAQARLKQLISVGLDYVRLGQPANTLSGGEAQRLKLAAYLSSARRGRTLFILDEPTTGLHFADVVQLIDCFDALLAVGHSLIVVEHNLQLAKAADYVIDLGPEAAEAGGSVVATGTPEMVSRNANSITGKYLAKVLADELAEQRA; this is encoded by the coding sequence ATGAGTCAGGGCCGCCAGATCGAACTGCGGGGGGTGGAGGTCCACAACCTCAAGCAGATCGACCTCGATATTCCGCACCGCCAGCTAGTGGTGGTTTGCGGTTTGAGCGGCAGCGGCAAGAGCAGCCTGGCCTTCGACACCCTGTTTGCCGAAGGTCAGCGCCGCTACATCGAAACCTTTTCGGCCTATACCCGCCAGTTTCTTGAACAGCTCGAAAAGCCGGCGGCGGAGCGGATCGACCACATTCCCCCCGCCATCGCGGTGGGCCGCCAGCCACTATCGCGGTCGAACCGCGCCACAGTGGGCGCCGCCACCGAGATCACACATTATCTGCGGCTCTTGTATGCCCATCTGGGTGAAGTCTTTTGCCTCTCGTGCGGACAGGCCGTGCGGCGCGACTCACCGCAAAGCGTGGCGGCCGAGTTGCAAGCTCTGCCCGAGCGGACGCGCTTTTTGGTGACGTTTCGCGTGCCGATCGAAGACGGCCGGGCGCAGTTGGCCAGCGCGGCCGAGTCGCTGCGCGAAGACGGCTTTGCCCGCGCGATCGTGGGGGGGCAGACCATCGAACTGGGGACGGCGATTGAGAACCTGTCGCGACTATCAGACGATGCCGCCGGCGCGCACGAGATGTTTGGGGTCGTCGATCGACTGGCCGCCGGCGGGGCGCAGGAGCGGTTGATTGACTCGCTCGAAACGGCGTTTCGCAAAGGCGAGCAAGGGGCCGTGGTGTTCGTCGAGCGGCCAGAGGGCGGCGCCATTGCCACCGGGCCCGAATATTCGCTGGACGGCAAGGCGTGGACGCGGCGGGGTTACAGCGCGCAATTGCGCTGCGATGCGTGCGAGCGCGAGTATCCAGAACCCGAACCGCGGCTTTACAGCTACAACAGCCCGCTGGGGGCTTGCCCGCGCTGCGAGGGATTTGGCAATGTCGTCGATCTCGATCTGGATTTGATCGTGCCCGACCCGCGCAAGTCGATCAAAGAGGGGGCGATCGCGCCGTGGAACACGCCGGCGTACCATCACGAATTGGAAGAGTTGTTGGCGCTGGCGCCCGACTACAACCTGCCGGTTGAGATACCGTTTCGCAAGCTCGAAGCCGAGCATTTGCGACTGATCACCGAGGGGGTAGCCGAGCGCCAATTTGGCGGCTTGGTGGGCTTTTTCGACTGGCTGGAGCGGCGCAAGTACAAGATGCACGTGCGCGTGTTTCTCAATCGTTGGCGCAGCTACCGGTTATGCCCGGTGTGCGAGGGGCGACGACTGCGCGACGAGTCGCTGGCGACCCGCGTGCTGGGCAAGAACATCGCCGAGCTATGCGCGCTGAAGATCGCGGACGCGGCGGCGCTGTTGGGCGAACTGCGGCCTGCCCCCGAGCAGGGCGCGCTGGCGCGGATGACGGTCGACCAGATTCGCGGGCGGCTGGGCTATTTGATATCGGTGGGACTGGGCTTTCTGACGCTCGATCGCAGTCTGCGCGCGCTCAGCGGCGGCGAGGCGCAGCGCGTGGCGCTGACGGCGGCGCTGGGTTCCAGCCTGGTGAACGCATTGTATGTGCTCGACGAGCCGAGCGTGGGACTGCATCCGCGCGACAGTCAGCGGTTGGTCGAGAGCATCCGGCGGCTGCGCGATCGGGGCAACACCGTGGTGGTGGTGGAGCACGAGGAGGAGTTCATTCGCGCGGCCGATCAGGTTATTGAGATCGGCCCTGGCGCTGGCGATCGCGGCGGGCAGGTGGTGTTTCAGGGGACGCCGCGCGAAATGGAAGCTAGCCCGAACAGTCTCACCGGCGACTACCTGTCGGGGCGACGCTTGATTCGCGCGCCGGAGAAACGCCGCCAACCGAACCATGGCTGGATTCGGCTGGCCGGCGCGCGCGGCAACAATCTCAAGAACATCACGGTCGAGTTTCCGCTCGGCCTGTTGTGCGTGGTGACCGGTGTGAGCGGAGCGGGCAAGAGCACGCTGGTGCAAGACACGCTCTATCCCGCGTTGTGCCGGCGGATGCGCAAGGAGTCGGTCAAGCCGCTCGACTTCGACGACGTGTTTGGCGATGGTCAGATCAACGATGTGACGATGGTGGATCAAAGCCCGATCGGCCGCTCGCCGCGCTCGAACCCGGTGACGTACATCAAGGCGTTCGACGAGATTCGCGAAGTCTTTTCGGAGACGGTCGACGCGCGCACGCGGAATTACACGGTCGGTAATTTCAGCTTCAACAGCGCGGAGGGACGCTGCGAGATGTGTCAGGGGGAAGGCTACCTGCAGATCGACATGCAGTTCATGGCCGACGTGTACATGAAATGCACCGAATGCCAAGGCGCCCGCTATCGCAGCGAGATTTTGGATGTCGAGTATCGCGGCCGCAACATCGCCGAGGTGCTGGACATGACCGCCCGCGAGGCGTTCACCTTCTTTCGCGGTCATCCCAAGGCGCAGGCCCGGCTCAAGCAGTTGATCTCGGTGGGGCTGGACTATGTGCGGCTAGGGCAGCCGGCCAACACCCTGTCGGGCGGAGAGGCGCAGCGGCTGAAGCTGGCGGCGTATCTCTCCAGCGCGCGGCGTGGGCGCACCTTGTTCATCCTCGACGAGCCGACCACCGGGCTGCACTTTGCGGATGTGGTGCAACTGATTGATTGTTTCGACGCGCTGCTGGCGGTGGGACATTCGCTGATCGTCGTCGAGCACAACTTGCAGCTTGCCAAGGCGGCCGACTATGTGATTGACTTGGGGCCCGAGGCCGCCGAGGCGGGAGGGAGCGTGGTTGCCACCGGCACGCCAGAGATGGTGTCGCGCAACGCGAACTCGATTACCGGCAAGTATCTGGCCAAGGTGTTGGCCGACGAATTGGCCGAGCAACGAGCCTAG
- a CDS encoding MBL fold metallo-hydrolase, whose protein sequence is MSQSPVRIKMILSMPFAENTYVAHLEGRQDCVVVDPGMEPEKIVDYLDEAKLTPAAILLTHGHADHIAGNAALKDRWPAAPLVIGHAEANKLVDAQANLSGAFGLPITSPPADTLLREGEVYEAAGFRFEVYEIPGHSSGHIVFVCRDVAPIVIFGGDVLFAGSIGRTDFPDGDFNLLASGIRDKLFVLPDDAVVLSGHGDPTTIGEERRGNPFVGENAGAYGLD, encoded by the coding sequence GTGAGTCAGTCGCCCGTACGAATCAAGATGATTCTCTCCATGCCGTTTGCTGAGAACACCTATGTTGCCCACCTCGAAGGACGCCAGGACTGCGTGGTGGTTGATCCGGGCATGGAACCGGAGAAGATCGTTGACTACCTGGACGAAGCCAAGCTGACGCCGGCCGCCATCCTGCTGACGCACGGCCATGCCGATCACATTGCCGGCAACGCCGCGCTCAAGGACCGCTGGCCCGCCGCGCCGTTGGTCATCGGACACGCCGAGGCGAACAAATTGGTCGACGCGCAGGCCAACCTGTCTGGCGCCTTCGGCCTGCCGATCACCAGTCCCCCGGCCGACACGCTGTTGCGCGAGGGGGAGGTCTACGAGGCGGCGGGCTTTCGGTTTGAAGTTTACGAGATACCGGGGCACTCGTCGGGGCACATCGTGTTTGTCTGCCGCGACGTTGCGCCGATCGTCATCTTTGGCGGCGACGTACTATTCGCCGGCAGCATTGGCCGGACCGATTTTCCGGATGGAGATTTCAACCTGCTGGCCAGCGGCATCCGCGACAAGCTGTTTGTGCTGCCCGACGACGCTGTGGTGCTGTCTGGTCATGGCGACCCGACGACGATCGGGGAGGAGCGGCGGGGCAATCCGTTTGTGGGCGAGAACGCGGGCGCTTACGGGCTGGATTGA
- a CDS encoding glycerophosphodiester phosphodiesterase family protein — MRLPFIQAALPFFAALAIGLPSTRAVEIACHRGANEYCPENTQAAAAKCVEWGADYVEIDVRTTKDGVMIIMHDPWVNRTTNGKGMIRQLTAEQIDGLDAGSWFDAKFAGEKVPRLEPYLRWIKGKAKVYFDVKDADLAALIKLVYDVGLENDSFFWFDNDRKALDFRKLDQKLALKMNAANPEQMKDRKERFAANIVEVSPAGLTAENIQACHELGMKLMVYEPDKNLDTFRKAIELGADLINLDNADAFQAVERELAARQ, encoded by the coding sequence ATGCGATTGCCGTTCATCCAGGCAGCGCTGCCGTTTTTCGCCGCACTGGCCATCGGTCTTCCCAGCACCCGCGCCGTCGAGATCGCCTGTCACCGGGGAGCCAATGAGTACTGCCCCGAGAACACCCAGGCCGCCGCCGCCAAGTGCGTCGAGTGGGGGGCCGACTATGTAGAGATCGACGTCCGTACCACCAAAGACGGCGTGATGATCATCATGCACGACCCTTGGGTGAACCGCACCACCAACGGCAAGGGGATGATTCGCCAGCTTACCGCCGAGCAAATCGACGGGCTCGACGCCGGAAGTTGGTTCGACGCCAAGTTCGCGGGCGAAAAGGTCCCCCGCCTCGAACCCTACCTGCGTTGGATTAAAGGTAAGGCCAAGGTCTACTTCGACGTCAAAGACGCCGACTTGGCGGCGCTCATCAAGTTGGTGTACGACGTGGGGCTGGAGAACGACAGCTTCTTTTGGTTCGACAACGATCGTAAGGCGCTCGACTTTCGCAAGCTCGATCAGAAGCTGGCCCTCAAAATGAACGCCGCCAACCCCGAGCAAATGAAGGATCGCAAGGAGCGCTTCGCCGCCAACATCGTCGAGGTCAGCCCGGCCGGTCTCACCGCTGAGAACATCCAGGCCTGCCATGAGCTGGGCATGAAGCTCATGGTGTACGAGCCTGACAAAAATCTTGACACCTTTCGCAAGGCCATTGAGCTCGGCGCCGACCTGATCAACCTGGACAACGCCGACGCGTTTCAGGCCGTCGAACGCGAACTGGCGGCCAGGCAATGA